A window of Rhododendron vialii isolate Sample 1 chromosome 13a, ASM3025357v1 contains these coding sequences:
- the LOC131312597 gene encoding probable inactive patatin-like protein 9, producing MDLSQVTLEIFSKLEQKWLYHCDASKKTRILSIDGGGTTGIVAGAALIHLEDQIRARTGDPHSSIADFFDIITGTGIGALFAAMLTAADGNGRPLYTARNAVKFFVEKQAELFKVKNVGVFRREKRFSGASMEKVLKQALRRDDGTALTLKDTCKPLLVPCFDLNSSAPFVFSRADASESPSFDFELWKVCRATSATPSLFKPFELASVDGKTSCLAVDGGLVMNNPSAAAVTHVLHNKRDFPSVNGVEDLLVLSLGNGPLSSPANVKLRRSGYCSTSSVVDIVLDGVSETVDQMLGNAFCWNHADYVRIQANSYAAGKVEESSQAQGVLTEKGVESLPFGGKRLMTETNGERIGNFVQRLVASGRSSVPPSPCKETAVSPLANGR from the exons ATGGACCTCAGTCAGGTTACGCTGGAGATCTTCTCAAAGCTCGAGCAGAAGTGGCTCTACCACTGCGACGCCAGCAAGAAGACGCGGATTCTCAGCATCGACGGCGGCGGGACCACCGGCATTGTCGCCGGCGCCGCCCTCATTCACCTCGAGGACCAGATCCGTGCTAGAACCGGCGATCCTCACTCCTCCATCGCCGATTTCTTCGACATCATCACAG GAACTGGAATCGGCGCTCTCTTCGCGGCAATGCTGACTGCCGCCGACGGGAACGGCCGTCCTCTCTACACGGCTCGAAACGCCGTTAAGTTCTTCGTCGAGAAACAGGCGGAACTGTTCAAGGTCAAGAACGTTGGCGTTTTCCGCCGGGAAAAGAGGTTCTCCGGCGCCAGCATGGAGAAGGTTTTGAAACAGGCGCTGAGGAGAGACGACGGAACGGCGCTGACGTTGAAGGACACGTGTAAGCCTCTCCTTGTCCCCTGCTTCGACCTAAACAGCTCAGCGCCGTTCGTCTTCTCCCGGGCTGACGCGTCCGAGTCACCGAGCTTCGACTTCGAGCTCTGGAAGGTGTGCCGCGCCACGTCAGCGACGCCGTCCCTGTTCAAGCCGTTCGAACTGGCCTCCGTCGACGGGAAAACCTCCTGCTTGGCCGTCGACGGCGGCCTCGTCATGAACAACCCCTCCGCCGCGGCCGTCACTCACGTCTTGCACAACAAACGTGACTTCCCCTCCGTTAACGGCGTTGAAGACCTGCTAGTCCTCTCTTTGGGTAACGGCCCGTTAAGCAGTCCTGCTAACGTCAAACTCCGTCGTAGCGGCTATTGCTCGACGTCTTCGGTCGTGGACATTGTCCTTGACGGCGTCTCCGAAACCGTCGACCAAATGCTGGGAAACGCCTTCTGCTGGAATCATGCAGACTACGTTAGAATTCAG GCAAACAGTTACGCTGCGGGGAAAGTCGAAGAGAGCAGCCAGGCCCAGGGTGTGTTGACGGAGAAAGGCGTGGAGTCGTTACCGTTTGGCGGGAAACGGTTGATGACGGAGACCAACGGAGAGAGAATTGGGAACTTCGTGCAACGACTTGTTGCCTCGGGAAGGAGTAGCGTGCCGCCGAGCCCGTGCAAGGAGACTGCCGTCAGTCCGCTTGCTAATGGCCGttag
- the LOC131312596 gene encoding uncharacterized WD repeat-containing protein C17D11.16-like, whose translation MIAAVSWVPKGVSKSVPDVADPPSKDEVEEILKSNLEKSEESENEEQDEGMDAEAAKKGEEVSQALAAADALGKASKSTTSSSNFQDITDGLQELNMEDYDDEDDGIDIFGAGIGGTYYPSNDMDPYLQGQADYDSEELEDVIIKAEDAVLICARNEDEVSHKQVWIYEDPAGGDSNMYVHHDIIIPAFPLCLAWLDCPIKGGEKGNFIAVGSMEPSIEIWDLDIMDEVQPSVVLGGIVEKKKKKKGGKKKSIKYKEDSHTDAVLGLAWNKEYRNILASASADKLVKIWDVATGKCDITMAHHTDKVQAVAWNHHVPQVLLSGSFDHTVVLKDGRIPSHTGFKWSVSADVESVAWDPHTEHSFVVSLENGTVSGFDIRAAKSDQSSDSKPSFTLHAHDKAVCTISYNPLAPNLLATGSTDKMVKLWDLSDNQPSCVASYNPRAGAVFSISFSEDSPFLLAIGGSKGRLEVWDTLSDAGVSRRYGNLRNQNRS comes from the exons ATGATAGCAGCGGTTTCTTGGGTCCCGAAAGGGGTTTCAAAGTCTGTCCCAGATGTGGCTGATCCTCCTTCCAAAGACGAGGTTGAAGAGATTCTCAAGAGTAATTTagagaaaag TGAGGAGAGTGAAAATGAGGAGCAAGATGAAGGTATGGATGCCGAAGCTGCTAAAAAGGGTGAAGAAGTTTCCCAAGCGTTAGCTGCTGCAGATGCACTTGGAAAAGCTTCAAAAAGTACCACTTCAAGTTCCAATTTTCAGGACATTACTGATGGTTTACAGGAGCTGAACATGGAAGATTACGATGACGAGGATGACG GTATTGATATTTTTGGTGCGGGGATTGGGGGCACATATTATCCTAGTAACGACATGGACCCATATCTGCAGGGTCAGGCT GATTATGACTCTGAAGAGCTTGAGGACGTGATCATAAAGGCTGAGGATGCTGTGTTAATATGTGCACGTAACGAGGATGAAGTCAGTCAT AAACAGGTTTGGATCTATGAGGACCCGGCTGGTGGTGATTCGAACATGTACGTTCACCACGATATCATCATTCCAGCTTTTCCCCTCTGCTTAGCATGGCTCGACTGCCCAATTAAAGGTGGAGAAAAAG GTAACTTCATAGCTGTAGGTTCAATGGAACCATCCATTGAAATATGGGACCTAGACATT ATGGATGAAGTCCAACCATCAGTGGTGTTAGGTGGTATTgttgaaaagaagaagaagaagaaaggaggaaagaaG AAATCAATCAAGTACAAGGAGGACAGCCACACTGATGCAGTGCTTGGTCTTGCTTGGAACAAGGAGTACAG GAATATACTTGCCAGTGCTAGTGCAGACAAACTAGTCAAGATTTGGGATGTGGCAACTGGAAAATGTGATATTACCATGGCGCACCATACAGACAAG GTTCAAGCTGTTGCATGGAATCATCACGTGCCACAAGTTTTACTTAGTGGATCCTTCGATCATACAGTGGTCCTG AAGGATGGAAGGATACCATCTCATACAGGATTCAAGTGGTCAGTTTCAGCTGATGTTGAAAGCGTGGCTTGGGATCCACACACTGAGCACTCATTTGTG GTCAGTCTTGAAAATGGTACAGTTAGTGGTTTTGATATCAGAGCTGCTAAGTCTGATCAATCTTCGGACTCAAAGCCCAGTTTCACCCTTCATGCACATGATAAAGCAGTTTGCACAATCTCCTATAATCCGTTGGCGCCAAAT CTTCTCGCAACGGGATCCACTGACAAAATG GTTAAACTCTGGGATTTGTCAGACAACCAGCCATCATGTGTTGCATCTTACAATCCGAGAGCC GGAGCTGTATTTTCCATTTCGTTCTCAGAGGATAGCCCCTTTTTGCTGGCCATAGGAGGCTCCAAGGGGAGACTGGAA GTGTGGGATACCCTATCTGATGCAGGGGTTTCCCGAAGATATGGTAACTTAAGAAATCAAAACAGATCTTAG